In Peptostreptococcus equinus, the DNA window AAATAGACTTCAAGAAGAATATGGATATATGTCTAAAATTTATAAAATTAATCCTTCTATAACAATAAATAAGACAATAAAAATATTGCCTAGAATATATTAAGGAGGTATAAGTTGCATAATAAAATAATTAAAAAACTTTGTTCACTTGTCCTTATATGTTCCCTAGGATTGAGTGCTTGCTCTAAAAAAGACAAGGATAAAGAGGAGAGCGTAGCAAATTCGAAAGCAGATATTTATTCTAAAATCGTATTAATAAGTGATAAGAATGATATAAATATAAATGATAATATTAAGGATTATGAAAAAGAAATAAAAAAATATAAGGAAGAGAATAAGGATATTAAATTCGATATTGAAAATATTATTATAGATTCCAATACTATAGGTAAGGAAAACTTCAATAAGATAATAAATGATAATAAAATTAAGTCAGTAATATTTGTAGACAATAAATATGATGTAAAAGAAATTGCAAGATCTATAAAGGAAAAGAGAAGAGATATACTTACTATTTCAAGCGGAATTGAAGATAAAGAAGAAGTATTATCTAAAACATTTGATTTAAATTTTAATGTATCATATGATAATTATTTTAAAAATGGTGTTCAAACCATAAAAAGTTATGGAATTGATAGATTTATATATTTATCCTCAGATAGTAATAATGATGGTTCAATAAAAAAAGCGATAGAAGAAAACTGTAAAAAAATAGAACTTCCTTTTGAAGATATTAAGATTGACACAGCTAATGATAAAGTTGATATGCAGGCAAATCTTGTATATAAAATCAATTATTTACTAGATAAGTATTCAAATAATATTGCAATATATCCTAGTGATTCTAATATGAATGAAGTATTGCTTAGTATGGTTACAAACGAAAAATTTTTCATAGCAGGTTTTTCAAATTATAATATTACAAAGGAAGCCGTAGATTTATATGGTATAAGGAATTTAAGTATTCATACTAATTCTTATAATATTTTAAATGCTAAAATTAGCAATTTTTACAAGGATAATGAAACAAACTCTAAAGTTTATGCAAGACCGACAAGTAATGAGTATTGTTTAGTAAGATATCCAAGTGAGCTTTCCATAGCTATGAGTACAAAACAAAAACCTTTAAGGGTTGCTTATAATAGAGAATATCTAGAAGAGGTGGCAAATGTAAGATCAAACCTTTCATTAGCTATTGATAGAGTAAATGACAAATATAAAAATAATTATATAATTAAATTTGATAATAT includes these proteins:
- a CDS encoding DUF3798 domain-containing protein; this encodes MHNKIIKKLCSLVLICSLGLSACSKKDKDKEESVANSKADIYSKIVLISDKNDININDNIKDYEKEIKKYKEENKDIKFDIENIIIDSNTIGKENFNKIINDNKIKSVIFVDNKYDVKEIARSIKEKRRDILTISSGIEDKEEVLSKTFDLNFNVSYDNYFKNGVQTIKSYGIDRFIYLSSDSNNDGSIKKAIEENCKKIELPFEDIKIDTANDKVDMQANLVYKINYLLDKYSNNIAIYPSDSNMNEVLLSMVTNEKFFIAGFSNYNITKEAVDLYGIRNLSIHTNSYNILNAKISNFYKDNETNSKVYARPTSNEYCLVRYPSELSIAMSTKQKPLRVAYNREYLEEVANVRSNLSLAIDRVNDKYKNNYIIKFDNIVY